A window from Dysidea avara chromosome 2, odDysAvar1.4, whole genome shotgun sequence encodes these proteins:
- the LOC136248247 gene encoding nucleotide-binding oligomerization domain-containing protein 1-like codes for MFNHYVTLSKGQRPSFKLFLRSGNEAITIDDKFLEDKLQRLRFYRIFYEAGDISTCKTIEEKFTDKEIILPGTLSPNNLEDLTTLLTCSSCRNWMVLDLDYCHIQDYGLQLLHRSLHHSNITIDHLWLRNNDLSSSSDSSLSDIIITCKVKWLDISYNKAVGETPHFFTNILTHPSCVIEVLYMYSNNYSTTRPVMELFSSLRENKTVKELWIIGNNISDDECGVICDVLHVNHTLRVLYMSDNPITGQASQLILDAIKNNNTLEQLCLPSYPEDIKKEITSLEQVVNEKRRRRGCDVKLEIGFW; via the coding sequence ATGTTCAACCACTACGTTACACTTTCAAAAGGACAACGTCCATCATTCAAGCTGTTCCTTCGTAGTGGAAACGAAGCGATCACCATCGACGATAAATTCCTCGAAGATAAGCTACAGCGTCTTCGCTTCTACAGAATCTTCTACGAGGCTGGCGATATTTCAACTTGTAAAACTATCGAGGAAAAGTTTACTGATAAAGAAATCATCCTACCAGGCACTCTATCACCTAATAACTTAGAAGATCTAACAACATTACTAACCTGCTCGTCCTGTAGAAACTGGATGGTGCTTGATTTGGACTACTGCCATATTCAAGATTACGGACTCCAATTACTACACCGTAGTCTACACCATTCCAACATCACAATAGATCACCTCTGGTTGCGCAACAATGACCTTTCTTCATCCTCAGACAGTTCCCTCAGTGATATCATCATCACCTGTAAGGTGAAATGGTTGGATATTAGCTATAACAAAGCTGTTGGGGAAACACCACACTTCTTCACCAACATACTAACACATCCTTCATGTGTGATAgaggtactgtacatgtacagtaacaaCTACTCCACCACAAGACCAGTCATGGAGTTGTTCTCTTCACTGAGGGAGAACAAGACAGTGAAGGAGCTGTGGATTATTGGTAACAACATTTCTGATGATGAGTGTGGTGTGATCTGTGATGTGCTGCATGTGAACCATACCCTGAGGGTGCTGTATATGAGTGATAACCCAATTACTGGACAAGCCTCACAACTGATCCTGGATGCCATCAAGAACAATAATACATTAGAACAGCTATGCCTACCCTCCTACCCTGAGGACATCAAGAAGGAGATTACATCACTAGAACAAGTTGTTAATGAGAAGAGAAGAAGACGAGGATGTGACGTAAAGCTGGAAATTGGGTTTTGGTGA